A single window of Leptolyngbya ohadii IS1 DNA harbors:
- a CDS encoding DUF2237 family protein: MGFTLITLPFDADKSDPRVTSFPMEKDGKGWAIVSLSAWGMGRREWGMSKKLQGNWQTSRPLFIIIRETVLETIPPPSIMTAAKNTTARNVLGTPLQLCCTSPMTGYYRDGICSTGAGDMGAHVVCAQVTEEFLQYTQSRGNDLSTPMPMFNFPGLKPGDRWCLCASRWKEALDAGVAPPVVLASTHASALEYVSLSELKQHAIESEEV, encoded by the coding sequence ATGGGATTCACCCTCATTACGCTACCTTTTGATGCTGACAAATCAGATCCCAGAGTGACCTCTTTCCCAATGGAGAAGGATGGTAAGGGGTGGGCGATCGTTTCTCTGTCGGCGTGGGGAATGGGGCGTAGGGAGTGGGGAATGAGCAAGAAGCTTCAGGGCAACTGGCAGACTTCTCGACCCCTTTTTATAATCATCAGAGAAACCGTTCTTGAAACCATTCCCCCACCCTCCATCATGACAGCCGCAAAAAATACAACCGCAAGAAATGTTCTGGGAACGCCGCTGCAACTTTGCTGTACTTCTCCCATGACGGGCTACTACCGGGACGGAATATGCAGCACGGGGGCAGGCGATATGGGAGCGCACGTGGTTTGTGCCCAGGTGACAGAGGAATTCTTGCAGTACACCCAATCGCGGGGCAATGATTTATCGACCCCCATGCCCATGTTCAACTTTCCGGGACTGAAACCGGGCGATCGCTGGTGTCTCTGTGCGTCTCGCTGGAAAGAAGCCCTGGATGCAGGCGTTGCACCTCCCGTTGTCCTTGCCTCAACCCATGCCTCTGCTCTGGAATATGTATCGCTGAGTGAACTGAAGCAGCACGCGATCGAATCTGAGGAAGTTTAA